In Brassica rapa cultivar Chiifu-401-42 chromosome A06, CAAS_Brap_v3.01, whole genome shotgun sequence, a single window of DNA contains:
- the LOC103871801 gene encoding dynamin-2A isoform X1, which yields MEAIDELSQLSDSMKQAASLLADEDPDETSSSRRPATFLNVVALGNVGAGKSAVLNSLIGHPVLPTGENGATRAPIIIDLSREASLSSKAIILQIDSKSQQVSARFVIGALRHSLQDRLSKGASGKNRDQIYLNLRTSTAPPLKLVDLPGLDQRIVDDSMIAEYAQHNDAILLVIVPASQASEISSSRALKIAKEHDPESTRTVGIIGKIDQAAENPKALAAVQALLSNQGPPKTTDIPWVALIGQSVAIASAQSGSGENSLETAWRAESESLKSILTGAPQSKLGRVALVDTLASQIRSRMKLRLPSILSGLQGKSQIVQNELARLGEQLVNSAEGTRAIALELCREFEEKFLLHLAGGGGSGWKVVASFEGNFPNRIKQLPLDRHFDLNNVKRVVLEADGYQPYLISPEKGLRSLIKIVLELAKDPARLCVDEVHRVLVDIVSASANATPGLGRYPPFKREVVAIASAALDGFKNEAKKMVVALVDMERAFVPPQHFIRLVQRRMERQRREDELKGRSSKKGQDAEQSLLSRAASPQPDGSMKSMKDKPSPQDKETPEVSGLKTAGPEGEITAGYLMKKSAKTNGWSRRWFVLNEKTGKLGYTKKQEERNFRGTITLEECTIEEIPEEEVEKSKSSKDKKANGPDPKGPGLIFKITCKVPYKTVLKAHNSLVLKAESAVDKNEWINKLQKVIQARGGQVGNISMRQSFSEGSLDKMVRKPVDPEEELRWMSQEVRGYVEAVLNSLAANVPKAVVLCQVEKSKEDMLNQLYSSISAIGNERIESLIQEDQNVKGKRERYLKQSSLLSKLTRQLSVHDNRAAAASSWSDNGSTESSPKTSGGSSGDDWMNAFNAAGNGGSDSLSRYGSGGHSHSRRYSDPAQNGDLPSPGSGSSRRTTPNRLPPAPPQGGSSYRY from the exons ATGGAGGCGATCGATGAGTTGTCCCAGCTCTCAGATTCGATGAAACAGGCCGCGTCTCTGCTCGCCGACGAAGATCCCGATGAGACCTCTTCTTCTAGACGCCCCGCCACTTTCCTAAACGTTGTAGCCTTGGGAAATGTG GGAGCTGGGAAGTCTGCAGTTCTGAACAGTCTTATTGGACATCCAGTCCTG CCTACGGGTGAGAATGGTGCTACACGAGCTCCTATAATAATTGACTTGAGCAGGGAGGCTTCTTTGAGCAGCAAGGCTATTATCTTGCAAATCGACAGTAAATCTCAACAAGTTTCAGCAA GGTTTGTTATAGGTGCTCTGAGACACTCTCTCCAAGATAGACTTAGCAAAGGAGCCTCAGGGAAGAATCGTgatcaaatatatttaaaccTTCGTACCAGCACAG CTCCCCCACTGAAATTAGTTGACCTGCCTGGACTGGACCAGAGAATTGTGGATGATTCAATG ATTGCTGAATACGCGCAACACAATGATGCCATACTTCTGGTTATAGTCCCTGCTAGCCAGGCATCTGAAATTTCATCTTCCCGAGCACTGAAGATTGCGAAGGAGCATGATCCAGAGA GCACTAGGACAGTTGGCATTATTGGGAAAATTGACCAGGCTGCAGAGAATCCGAAAGCCCTCGCAGCTGTTCAGGCTCTTCTCTCAAATCAAGGACCGCCAAAAACAACTGACATCCCATGGGTAGCTCTTATTGGCCAATCCGTTGCAATTGCATCAGCACAGTCTGGAAGTGGTGAGAACTCCTTAGAAACCGCATGGCGGGCTGAGAGTGAAAGTCTGAAGTCCATTTTGACTGGGGCCCCACAAAGCAAGCTTGGCAGAGTTGCCTTGGTGGACACCCTTGCTAGCCAGATCCGTAGCAGAATGAAGCTCAGGCTTCCAAGTATCCTGTCTGG GCTCCAGGGTAAGTCTCAAATAGTGCAGAACGAGCTAGCGAGGCTTGGGGAACAACTCGTTAACAGTGCTGAAGGTACAAGGGCTATAGCTTTGGAGCTTTGCCGTGAGTTTGAGGAAAAATTTCTTCTCCACTTGGCTGGTGGTGGA GGAAGTGGTTGGAAAGTTGTTGCAAGTTTTGAAGGAAATTTTCCCAACCGAATCAAGCAGCTTCCATTGGATAGGCATTTTGACTTGAACAATGTTAAAAGG GTTGTTTTGGAGGCAGATGGTTATCAACCTTATCTTATATCTCCAGAGAAAGGGTTGAGGTCGCTGATAAAGATTGTTCTCGAGTTGGCTAAAGACCCTGCACGTCTTTGTGTTGATGAG GTTCATCGAGTTCTTGTTGACATAGTTTCAGCCTCTGCAAATGCTACACCTGGACTCGGGAGATATCCTCCTTTCAAGCGAGAG GTTGTAGCTATAGCAAGTGCAGCACTTGATGGTTTCAAGAATGAAGCCAAGAAAATGGTGGTTGCACTAGTCGATATGGAACGGGCTTTTGTACCACCTCAGCATTTTATCCGTCTTGTGCAAAGGAG AATGGAAAGACAACGTCGCGAGGATGAGCTGAAAGGACGATCTTCTAAGAAGGGACAAGATGCTGAGCAGTCCCTTTTAAGCAGG GCTGCTAGTCCTCAGCCGGATGGTAGCATGAAATCAATGAAAGACAAACCTAGTCCGCAAGATAAAGAGACGCCGGAGGTCTCTGGTCTGAAAACTGCTGGACCTGAGGGAGAGATAACAGCAG GGTACTTAATGAAGAAAAGTGCAAAAACAAATGGATGGAGTAGGCGATGGTTTGTTCTAAATGAGAAAACTGGAAAG CTGGGCTATACCAAAAAGCAAGAAGAAAGAAACTTCCGGGGCACAATAACTTTGGAG GAATGCACTATTGAAGAAATTCCTGAGGAAGAAGTAGAAAAATCAAAGAGTTCGAAGGACAAGAAGGCAAACGGACCTGATCCAAAAGGACCAGgtctaatatttaaaataacctGCAAGGTTCCCTATAAGACTGTACTAAAAG CTCACAATTCCCTTGTGCTTAAGGCTGAGAGTGCAGTCGATAAGAACGAGTGGATTAATAAGTTGCAGAAGGTTATTCAGGCTCGAGGAGGCCAAGTGGGCAATATTTCCATGAGACAGAGTTTTTCAGAAGGTTCACTT GATAAGATGGTTAGGAAACCCGTCGATCCAGAAGAGGAACTTCGGTGGATGTCCCAAGAAGTACGTGGTTACGTTGAAGCTGTCCTTAACAGTCTTGCAGCCAATGTTCCAAAG GCTGTTGTTCTTTGTCAAGTGGAGAAATCAAAAGAAGACATGCTGAATCAACTATACAGCTCTATCAG TGCAATAGGCAATGAGAGGATTGAGTCATTGATTCAAGAGGATCAGAACGTCAAAGGAAAAAGAGAGCGTTACCTGAAACAATCCTCTCTTCTTTCTAAGCTCACAAGGCAGCTTAGCGTTCATGACAACCGAGCTGCTGCTGCTTCAAGTTGGTCTGACAACGGTTCCACTG AAAGTAGCCCAAAAACCAGTGGAGGTTCTTCAGGGGATGACTGGATGAATGCCTTCAACGCCGCTGGTAATGGAGGGTCAGATTCACTGTCAAGATACGGATCAGGTGGTCACAGTCACAGCCGCCGTTACAGCGATCCTGCCCAGAACGGAGATTTACCATCACCAGGCTCTGGTAGCAGCCGCCGCACCACCCCGAACCGGCTTCCACCAGCACCACCACAGGGTGGATCATCTTACAGGTATTAG
- the LOC103871801 gene encoding dynamin-2A isoform X3 has translation MEAIDELSQLSDSMKQAASLLADEDPDETSSSRRPATFLNVVALGNVGAGKSAVLNSLIGHPVLPTGENGATRAPIIIDLSREASLSSKAIILQIDSKSQQVSANRLSKGASGKNRDQIYLNLRTSTAPPLKLVDLPGLDQRIVDDSMIAEYAQHNDAILLVIVPASQASEISSSRALKIAKEHDPESTRTVGIIGKIDQAAENPKALAAVQALLSNQGPPKTTDIPWVALIGQSVAIASAQSGSGENSLETAWRAESESLKSILTGAPQSKLGRVALVDTLASQIRSRMKLRLPSILSGLQGKSQIVQNELARLGEQLVNSAEGTRAIALELCREFEEKFLLHLAGGGGSGWKVVASFEGNFPNRIKQLPLDRHFDLNNVKRVVLEADGYQPYLISPEKGLRSLIKIVLELAKDPARLCVDEVHRVLVDIVSASANATPGLGRYPPFKREVVAIASAALDGFKNEAKKMVVALVDMERAFVPPQHFIRLVQRRMERQRREDELKGRSSKKGQDAEQSLLSRAASPQPDGSMKSMKDKPSPQDKETPEVSGLKTAGPEGEITAGYLMKKSAKTNGWSRRWFVLNEKTGKLGYTKKQEERNFRGTITLEECTIEEIPEEEVEKSKSSKDKKANGPDPKGPGLIFKITCKVPYKTVLKAHNSLVLKAESAVDKNEWINKLQKVIQARGGQVGNISMRQSFSEGSLDKMVRKPVDPEEELRWMSQEVRGYVEAVLNSLAANVPKAVVLCQVEKSKEDMLNQLYSSISAIGNERIESLIQEDQNVKGKRERYLKQSSLLSKLTRQLSVHDNRAAAASSWSDNGSTESSPKTSGGSSGDDWMNAFNAAGNGGSDSLSRYGSGGHSHSRRYSDPAQNGDLPSPGSGSSRRTTPNRLPPAPPQGGSSYRY, from the exons ATGGAGGCGATCGATGAGTTGTCCCAGCTCTCAGATTCGATGAAACAGGCCGCGTCTCTGCTCGCCGACGAAGATCCCGATGAGACCTCTTCTTCTAGACGCCCCGCCACTTTCCTAAACGTTGTAGCCTTGGGAAATGTG GGAGCTGGGAAGTCTGCAGTTCTGAACAGTCTTATTGGACATCCAGTCCTG CCTACGGGTGAGAATGGTGCTACACGAGCTCCTATAATAATTGACTTGAGCAGGGAGGCTTCTTTGAGCAGCAAGGCTATTATCTTGCAAATCGACAGTAAATCTCAACAAGTTTCAGCAA ATAGACTTAGCAAAGGAGCCTCAGGGAAGAATCGTgatcaaatatatttaaaccTTCGTACCAGCACAG CTCCCCCACTGAAATTAGTTGACCTGCCTGGACTGGACCAGAGAATTGTGGATGATTCAATG ATTGCTGAATACGCGCAACACAATGATGCCATACTTCTGGTTATAGTCCCTGCTAGCCAGGCATCTGAAATTTCATCTTCCCGAGCACTGAAGATTGCGAAGGAGCATGATCCAGAGA GCACTAGGACAGTTGGCATTATTGGGAAAATTGACCAGGCTGCAGAGAATCCGAAAGCCCTCGCAGCTGTTCAGGCTCTTCTCTCAAATCAAGGACCGCCAAAAACAACTGACATCCCATGGGTAGCTCTTATTGGCCAATCCGTTGCAATTGCATCAGCACAGTCTGGAAGTGGTGAGAACTCCTTAGAAACCGCATGGCGGGCTGAGAGTGAAAGTCTGAAGTCCATTTTGACTGGGGCCCCACAAAGCAAGCTTGGCAGAGTTGCCTTGGTGGACACCCTTGCTAGCCAGATCCGTAGCAGAATGAAGCTCAGGCTTCCAAGTATCCTGTCTGG GCTCCAGGGTAAGTCTCAAATAGTGCAGAACGAGCTAGCGAGGCTTGGGGAACAACTCGTTAACAGTGCTGAAGGTACAAGGGCTATAGCTTTGGAGCTTTGCCGTGAGTTTGAGGAAAAATTTCTTCTCCACTTGGCTGGTGGTGGA GGAAGTGGTTGGAAAGTTGTTGCAAGTTTTGAAGGAAATTTTCCCAACCGAATCAAGCAGCTTCCATTGGATAGGCATTTTGACTTGAACAATGTTAAAAGG GTTGTTTTGGAGGCAGATGGTTATCAACCTTATCTTATATCTCCAGAGAAAGGGTTGAGGTCGCTGATAAAGATTGTTCTCGAGTTGGCTAAAGACCCTGCACGTCTTTGTGTTGATGAG GTTCATCGAGTTCTTGTTGACATAGTTTCAGCCTCTGCAAATGCTACACCTGGACTCGGGAGATATCCTCCTTTCAAGCGAGAG GTTGTAGCTATAGCAAGTGCAGCACTTGATGGTTTCAAGAATGAAGCCAAGAAAATGGTGGTTGCACTAGTCGATATGGAACGGGCTTTTGTACCACCTCAGCATTTTATCCGTCTTGTGCAAAGGAG AATGGAAAGACAACGTCGCGAGGATGAGCTGAAAGGACGATCTTCTAAGAAGGGACAAGATGCTGAGCAGTCCCTTTTAAGCAGG GCTGCTAGTCCTCAGCCGGATGGTAGCATGAAATCAATGAAAGACAAACCTAGTCCGCAAGATAAAGAGACGCCGGAGGTCTCTGGTCTGAAAACTGCTGGACCTGAGGGAGAGATAACAGCAG GGTACTTAATGAAGAAAAGTGCAAAAACAAATGGATGGAGTAGGCGATGGTTTGTTCTAAATGAGAAAACTGGAAAG CTGGGCTATACCAAAAAGCAAGAAGAAAGAAACTTCCGGGGCACAATAACTTTGGAG GAATGCACTATTGAAGAAATTCCTGAGGAAGAAGTAGAAAAATCAAAGAGTTCGAAGGACAAGAAGGCAAACGGACCTGATCCAAAAGGACCAGgtctaatatttaaaataacctGCAAGGTTCCCTATAAGACTGTACTAAAAG CTCACAATTCCCTTGTGCTTAAGGCTGAGAGTGCAGTCGATAAGAACGAGTGGATTAATAAGTTGCAGAAGGTTATTCAGGCTCGAGGAGGCCAAGTGGGCAATATTTCCATGAGACAGAGTTTTTCAGAAGGTTCACTT GATAAGATGGTTAGGAAACCCGTCGATCCAGAAGAGGAACTTCGGTGGATGTCCCAAGAAGTACGTGGTTACGTTGAAGCTGTCCTTAACAGTCTTGCAGCCAATGTTCCAAAG GCTGTTGTTCTTTGTCAAGTGGAGAAATCAAAAGAAGACATGCTGAATCAACTATACAGCTCTATCAG TGCAATAGGCAATGAGAGGATTGAGTCATTGATTCAAGAGGATCAGAACGTCAAAGGAAAAAGAGAGCGTTACCTGAAACAATCCTCTCTTCTTTCTAAGCTCACAAGGCAGCTTAGCGTTCATGACAACCGAGCTGCTGCTGCTTCAAGTTGGTCTGACAACGGTTCCACTG AAAGTAGCCCAAAAACCAGTGGAGGTTCTTCAGGGGATGACTGGATGAATGCCTTCAACGCCGCTGGTAATGGAGGGTCAGATTCACTGTCAAGATACGGATCAGGTGGTCACAGTCACAGCCGCCGTTACAGCGATCCTGCCCAGAACGGAGATTTACCATCACCAGGCTCTGGTAGCAGCCGCCGCACCACCCCGAACCGGCTTCCACCAGCACCACCACAGGGTGGATCATCTTACAGGTATTAG
- the LOC103871801 gene encoding dynamin-2A isoform X2 — MEAIDELSQLSDSMKQAASLLADEDPDETSSSRRPATFLNVVALGNVGAGKSAVLNSLIGHPVLPTGENGATRAPIIIDLSREASLSSKAIILQIDSKSQQVSASALRHSLQDRLSKGASGKNRDQIYLNLRTSTAPPLKLVDLPGLDQRIVDDSMIAEYAQHNDAILLVIVPASQASEISSSRALKIAKEHDPESTRTVGIIGKIDQAAENPKALAAVQALLSNQGPPKTTDIPWVALIGQSVAIASAQSGSGENSLETAWRAESESLKSILTGAPQSKLGRVALVDTLASQIRSRMKLRLPSILSGLQGKSQIVQNELARLGEQLVNSAEGTRAIALELCREFEEKFLLHLAGGGGSGWKVVASFEGNFPNRIKQLPLDRHFDLNNVKRVVLEADGYQPYLISPEKGLRSLIKIVLELAKDPARLCVDEVHRVLVDIVSASANATPGLGRYPPFKREVVAIASAALDGFKNEAKKMVVALVDMERAFVPPQHFIRLVQRRMERQRREDELKGRSSKKGQDAEQSLLSRAASPQPDGSMKSMKDKPSPQDKETPEVSGLKTAGPEGEITAGYLMKKSAKTNGWSRRWFVLNEKTGKLGYTKKQEERNFRGTITLEECTIEEIPEEEVEKSKSSKDKKANGPDPKGPGLIFKITCKVPYKTVLKAHNSLVLKAESAVDKNEWINKLQKVIQARGGQVGNISMRQSFSEGSLDKMVRKPVDPEEELRWMSQEVRGYVEAVLNSLAANVPKAVVLCQVEKSKEDMLNQLYSSISAIGNERIESLIQEDQNVKGKRERYLKQSSLLSKLTRQLSVHDNRAAAASSWSDNGSTESSPKTSGGSSGDDWMNAFNAAGNGGSDSLSRYGSGGHSHSRRYSDPAQNGDLPSPGSGSSRRTTPNRLPPAPPQGGSSYRY; from the exons ATGGAGGCGATCGATGAGTTGTCCCAGCTCTCAGATTCGATGAAACAGGCCGCGTCTCTGCTCGCCGACGAAGATCCCGATGAGACCTCTTCTTCTAGACGCCCCGCCACTTTCCTAAACGTTGTAGCCTTGGGAAATGTG GGAGCTGGGAAGTCTGCAGTTCTGAACAGTCTTATTGGACATCCAGTCCTG CCTACGGGTGAGAATGGTGCTACACGAGCTCCTATAATAATTGACTTGAGCAGGGAGGCTTCTTTGAGCAGCAAGGCTATTATCTTGCAAATCGACAGTAAATCTCAACAAGTTTCAGCAA GTGCTCTGAGACACTCTCTCCAAGATAGACTTAGCAAAGGAGCCTCAGGGAAGAATCGTgatcaaatatatttaaaccTTCGTACCAGCACAG CTCCCCCACTGAAATTAGTTGACCTGCCTGGACTGGACCAGAGAATTGTGGATGATTCAATG ATTGCTGAATACGCGCAACACAATGATGCCATACTTCTGGTTATAGTCCCTGCTAGCCAGGCATCTGAAATTTCATCTTCCCGAGCACTGAAGATTGCGAAGGAGCATGATCCAGAGA GCACTAGGACAGTTGGCATTATTGGGAAAATTGACCAGGCTGCAGAGAATCCGAAAGCCCTCGCAGCTGTTCAGGCTCTTCTCTCAAATCAAGGACCGCCAAAAACAACTGACATCCCATGGGTAGCTCTTATTGGCCAATCCGTTGCAATTGCATCAGCACAGTCTGGAAGTGGTGAGAACTCCTTAGAAACCGCATGGCGGGCTGAGAGTGAAAGTCTGAAGTCCATTTTGACTGGGGCCCCACAAAGCAAGCTTGGCAGAGTTGCCTTGGTGGACACCCTTGCTAGCCAGATCCGTAGCAGAATGAAGCTCAGGCTTCCAAGTATCCTGTCTGG GCTCCAGGGTAAGTCTCAAATAGTGCAGAACGAGCTAGCGAGGCTTGGGGAACAACTCGTTAACAGTGCTGAAGGTACAAGGGCTATAGCTTTGGAGCTTTGCCGTGAGTTTGAGGAAAAATTTCTTCTCCACTTGGCTGGTGGTGGA GGAAGTGGTTGGAAAGTTGTTGCAAGTTTTGAAGGAAATTTTCCCAACCGAATCAAGCAGCTTCCATTGGATAGGCATTTTGACTTGAACAATGTTAAAAGG GTTGTTTTGGAGGCAGATGGTTATCAACCTTATCTTATATCTCCAGAGAAAGGGTTGAGGTCGCTGATAAAGATTGTTCTCGAGTTGGCTAAAGACCCTGCACGTCTTTGTGTTGATGAG GTTCATCGAGTTCTTGTTGACATAGTTTCAGCCTCTGCAAATGCTACACCTGGACTCGGGAGATATCCTCCTTTCAAGCGAGAG GTTGTAGCTATAGCAAGTGCAGCACTTGATGGTTTCAAGAATGAAGCCAAGAAAATGGTGGTTGCACTAGTCGATATGGAACGGGCTTTTGTACCACCTCAGCATTTTATCCGTCTTGTGCAAAGGAG AATGGAAAGACAACGTCGCGAGGATGAGCTGAAAGGACGATCTTCTAAGAAGGGACAAGATGCTGAGCAGTCCCTTTTAAGCAGG GCTGCTAGTCCTCAGCCGGATGGTAGCATGAAATCAATGAAAGACAAACCTAGTCCGCAAGATAAAGAGACGCCGGAGGTCTCTGGTCTGAAAACTGCTGGACCTGAGGGAGAGATAACAGCAG GGTACTTAATGAAGAAAAGTGCAAAAACAAATGGATGGAGTAGGCGATGGTTTGTTCTAAATGAGAAAACTGGAAAG CTGGGCTATACCAAAAAGCAAGAAGAAAGAAACTTCCGGGGCACAATAACTTTGGAG GAATGCACTATTGAAGAAATTCCTGAGGAAGAAGTAGAAAAATCAAAGAGTTCGAAGGACAAGAAGGCAAACGGACCTGATCCAAAAGGACCAGgtctaatatttaaaataacctGCAAGGTTCCCTATAAGACTGTACTAAAAG CTCACAATTCCCTTGTGCTTAAGGCTGAGAGTGCAGTCGATAAGAACGAGTGGATTAATAAGTTGCAGAAGGTTATTCAGGCTCGAGGAGGCCAAGTGGGCAATATTTCCATGAGACAGAGTTTTTCAGAAGGTTCACTT GATAAGATGGTTAGGAAACCCGTCGATCCAGAAGAGGAACTTCGGTGGATGTCCCAAGAAGTACGTGGTTACGTTGAAGCTGTCCTTAACAGTCTTGCAGCCAATGTTCCAAAG GCTGTTGTTCTTTGTCAAGTGGAGAAATCAAAAGAAGACATGCTGAATCAACTATACAGCTCTATCAG TGCAATAGGCAATGAGAGGATTGAGTCATTGATTCAAGAGGATCAGAACGTCAAAGGAAAAAGAGAGCGTTACCTGAAACAATCCTCTCTTCTTTCTAAGCTCACAAGGCAGCTTAGCGTTCATGACAACCGAGCTGCTGCTGCTTCAAGTTGGTCTGACAACGGTTCCACTG AAAGTAGCCCAAAAACCAGTGGAGGTTCTTCAGGGGATGACTGGATGAATGCCTTCAACGCCGCTGGTAATGGAGGGTCAGATTCACTGTCAAGATACGGATCAGGTGGTCACAGTCACAGCCGCCGTTACAGCGATCCTGCCCAGAACGGAGATTTACCATCACCAGGCTCTGGTAGCAGCCGCCGCACCACCCCGAACCGGCTTCCACCAGCACCACCACAGGGTGGATCATCTTACAGGTATTAG
- the LOC103872183 gene encoding nucleolar GTP-binding protein 1, with protein MKSLSEEDLKLIEEMKTEEAVVLNMSTLTEEGVMAVKNAACERLLDQRVEEKMKSRRIGDHLNRFHVAMPKLRDDKERLPCTPQVVMEAGESQKTEKDLEDENGGAGVYNASLKKKYILADESWKDDIIPEICDGHNVADFMDPDILNRLEELTSEEDHRRKAEKEEDDFEIEDEKLTEEQKKQLADILKKKALLIQEHRLKKSNAQNRAAVPRKFNKDKKFTRERLGRDLLSLGLDPASAMNRARSKSRGRKRERCDDVNDEQQSNKKLCLSRSRSVLAGEGFKDSSQKIKAIKIGNKSHRKRNKDARRGEADRVIPTLKPKHLFSGKRGKGKTQRR; from the coding sequence ATGAAAAGCCTGTCTGAAGAAGATCTGAAGCTGATTGAAGAGATGAAGACTGAAGAGGCGGTGGTTTTGAATATGAGTACTCTGACGGAAGAAGGCGTGATGGCTGTGAAGAATGCCGCTTGTGAGAGGCTGTTGGATCAAAGGGtggaggagaagatgaaatctAGACGCATCGGTGACCACTTGAACAGGTTCCACGTGGCAATGCCGAAGCTTCGTGATGACAAAGAGAGGCTCCCTTGTACACCTCAGGTAGTCATGGAAGCTGGTGAGAGTCAAAAGACTGAGAAAGATTTGGAAGATGAGAATGGTGGAGCTGGAGTTTATAATGCTAGTCTGAAGAAGAAGTACATCTTGGCTGATGAAAGTTGGAAGGATGACATCATACCTGAGATTTGTGATGGTCATAACGTTGCTGACTTTATGGATCCAGACATTTTGAATAGGCTTGAGGAGTTGACAAGTGAAGAAGACCACCGTAGGAAAgctgagaaagaagaagatgattttgagattgaagacGAGAAACTTACGGAGGAGCAGAAGAAACAGCTGGCTGATATTCTTAAGAAGAAAGCTTTGCTGATTCAAGAGCATAGACTCAAGAAGAGCAATGCACAGAACAGAGCAGCTGTTCCAAGAAAGTTTAACAAGGACAAGAAGTTTACAAGGGAGAGATTGGGTAGAGACTTATTATCCCTTGGTCTTGACCCTGCTTCTGCTATGAACCGTGCAAGAAGCAAATCTAGAGGCAGAAAGAGGGAGAGATGTGATGATGTGAACGATGAGCAACAAAGTAATAAGAAGCTGTGTTTATCAAGATCGAGATCAGTGTTAGCTGGTGAAGGCTTCAAAGATTCGTCACAGAAGATAAAGGCTATTAAGATTGGAAACAAGTCTCACAGAAAGAGGAACAAAGATGCACGTCGTGGAGAAGCTGACAGAGTTATACCAACACTTAAACCGAAACACTTGTTTTCAGGTAAAAGAGGGAAAGGAAAAACTCAAAGGCGTTGA
- the LOC103871802 gene encoding uncharacterized protein LOC103871802 codes for MNPSNQLLRVHTSTRRLSQSEGMGNKVTVSLGSAIEDIHEDPVTGIRTLVQTSNQQLDSSSLVKFSIHSTCHSHIAYLLFSRFIHILSSGGQVSATRVSTVTSLCDDLASRIASAASNLGFGTNGFEINLFLIFATERVSVGLSPFRQKFSSLQL; via the coding sequence ATGAATCCTTCTAATCAACTATTGAGAGTTCACACGTCTACAAGAAGGCTGTCTCAATCGGAAGGGATGGGAAACAAAGTCACCGTCTCGTTGGGTTCAGCTATTGAAGACATCCATGAAGATCCGGTCACCGGAATCAGAACATTGGTCCAAACCAGTAACCAACAACTCGACTCATCTTCCTTAGTCAAGTTCAGTATCCATAGTACCTGTCACAGTCACATCGCTTATCTCCTCTTCAGTCGCTTCATACACATTCTTTCTTCAGGCGGCCAAGTCTCAGCCACGCGCGTCAGTACGGTTACTTCGCTATGTGATGACTTAGCCTCCCGCATCGCTTCGGCTGCAAGTAACTTAGGTTTTGGCACTAACGGTTTCGAAATAAACCTCTTCTTGATTTTTGCAACAGAAAGAGTCTCGGTTGGTTTGTCTCCTTTTCGTCAGAAGTTTTCTTCCTTGCAATTATGa
- the LOC103872184 gene encoding RING-H2 finger protein ATL78 — protein MDRSPPLLELHTTTKKLPPSEGMENKVTVVFETVIDYIHNDSVTGNQTLIGSSPDHSLFFAINFSTASTCPSHISDLIIRCLLNYYPSTIESLTTRIGGNAWTWGSLACRIASAGLRLGFGFEINLLLTTTHRRILSVGSSPSLLRKLVFKGRIDVEELEILKMGKEPCSICLEDLSCGGGPGGVPSRMPCSHVFHIRCLLKWFSRKSTCPMCRRLVLSHMTKKQHREGQYEVFN, from the coding sequence ATGGATCGATCTCCCCCTCTATTAGAACTTCACACAACTACGAAAAAGCTGCCACCGTCGGAAGGGATGGAAAACAAAGTCACCGTCGTGTTTGAAACCGTTATTGACTATATCCATAATGATTCGGTCACCGGAAACCAAACATTAATCGGATCCAGTCCCGACCATTCACTCTTCTTTGCCATCAATTTTAGCACCGCTAGCACCTGTCCCAGTCACATCAGTGATCTCATTATACGTTGCCTCTTGAATTATTATCCTTCGACAATAGAAAGCTTAACCACGCGCATCGGTGGGAATGCTTGGACATGGGGTAGCTTAGCCTGCCGTATAGCTTCTGCTGGACTTCGCTTAGGTTTCGGCTTTGAAATAAACCTGCTTTTGACTACAACACACCGAAGAATCCTCTCGGTTGGGTCGTCTCCTTCTCTTCTTCGTAAGTTGGTTTTTAAAGGAAGAATCGATGTAGAGGAGCTGGAGATACTGAAGATGGGAAAAGAACCGTGTTCCATCTGTTTGGAAGATCTCTCGTGTGGTGGTGGACCTGGTGGTGTTCCATCGCGCATGCCATGTTCGCATGTTTTTCACATTCGTTGTCTCTTGAAGTGGTTCAGCCGCAAAAGTACTTGTCCCATGTGCCGGAGACTTGTGTTGTCCCATATGACGAAGAAGCAACATAGGGAGGGACAATATGAGGTTTTTAATTAA